In one Mus pahari chromosome 21, PAHARI_EIJ_v1.1, whole genome shotgun sequence genomic region, the following are encoded:
- the Hs3st6 gene encoding heparan sulfate glucosamine 3-O-sulfotransferase 6 isoform X2 yields the protein MPRTLDGQITMEKTPSYFVTQEAPRRIHGMSPDTKLIVVVRNPVTRAISDYAQTLSKTPGLPSFRALAFRHGLGPVDTAWSAVRIGLYAQHLDNWLRYFPLSHFLFVSGERLVSDPAGEVGRVQDFLGLKRVVTDKHFYFNATKGFPCLKKAEGSGRPRCLGKSKGRPHPRVPEAVVQRLQAFYRPFNRKFYQMTGQDFGWD from the coding sequence ATGCCACGGACCCTGGATGGGCAGATCACCATGGAGAAGACGCCCAGCTACTTTGTGACACAGGAGGCTCCCCGCCGAATCCATGGCATGTCCCCAGATACCAAGCTGATCGTGGTGGTGCGGAACCCCGTGACCCGGGCCATCTCTGATTATGCACAGACACTCTCCAAGACCCCAGGCTTGCCTAGCTTCCGTGCCCTGGCCTTCCGCCACGGCCTGGGTCCCGTGGACACAGCCTGGAGTGCCGTGCGCATTGGCCTCTATGCTCAGCACTTGGACAACTGGCTCCGCTACTTCCCTCTGTCCCACTTCCTGTTTGTAAGCGGTGAGCGCCTGGTCAGTGATCCAGCTGGCGAAGTGGGCCGTGTACAGGACTTTCTGGGTCTCAAACGGGTTGTCACTGACAAACACTTCTACTTCAATGCTACCAAGGGCTTCCCCTGCCTCAAAAAGGCCGAGGGTAGTGGGCGCCCCCGCTGCTTGGGTAAATCCAAGGGCCGGCCTCATCCCCGAGTGCCGGAGGCTGTGGTTCAGCGCCTGCAGGCTTTCTACCGGCCATTCAACCGCAAGTTCTACCAGATGACTGGCCAGGACTTTGGCTGGGACTGA